In Streptomyces sp. NBC_00569, a single genomic region encodes these proteins:
- the fabG gene encoding 3-oxoacyl-ACP reductase FabG → MSTTEQRVAIVTGAARGIGAATAVRLAAEGRAVAVIDLDEAACKDTVEQITSAGGKALAVGCDVADEAQVEAAVARIAEELGAPTILVNNAGVLRDNLLFKMSALDWDTVMNVHLRGAFLMSKAVQKHMVDAKFGRIVNLSSSSALGNRGQVNYSAAKAGLQGFTKTLAKELGKFGVTANAVAPGFIVTEMTAATAARVGMGFEEFQAAAATQIPVQRVGKPDDIANAIAFFTGEAAGFVSGQVMYVAGGPLN, encoded by the coding sequence ATGTCCACCACTGAGCAGCGCGTCGCGATCGTCACCGGTGCCGCACGCGGCATCGGCGCCGCTACCGCCGTACGTCTGGCCGCCGAGGGTCGCGCCGTAGCCGTGATCGACCTCGACGAGGCCGCTTGCAAGGACACCGTCGAGCAGATCACCAGCGCCGGTGGCAAGGCCCTCGCGGTCGGCTGCGACGTCGCCGACGAGGCGCAGGTCGAGGCCGCGGTCGCGCGCATCGCCGAGGAGCTCGGCGCGCCGACGATCCTCGTCAACAACGCGGGCGTGCTCCGCGACAACCTGCTGTTCAAGATGAGCGCCCTGGACTGGGACACCGTCATGAACGTCCACCTGCGCGGCGCGTTCCTGATGTCGAAGGCCGTCCAGAAGCACATGGTGGACGCCAAGTTCGGCCGCATCGTCAACCTGTCCTCGTCGTCGGCGCTCGGCAACCGCGGCCAGGTCAACTACTCGGCGGCCAAGGCCGGCCTCCAGGGCTTCACCAAGACCCTCGCCAAGGAGCTCGGCAAGTTCGGCGTCACCGCGAACGCCGTCGCCCCCGGCTTCATCGTCACCGAGATGACGGCCGCCACCGCCGCCCGCGTCGGCATGGGCTTCGAGGAGTTCCAGGCCGCCGCGGCCACGCAGATCCCGGTCCAGCGCGTGGGCAAGCCCGACGACATCGCCAACGCCATCGCCTTCTTCACCGGCGAGGCGGCCGGATTCGTCTCCGGCCAGGTCATGTACGTCGCCGGCGGACCGCTCAACTAG